The Saprospiraceae bacterium genome includes a window with the following:
- a CDS encoding ISAs1 family transposase: protein MKPLVDFLAQVPDWRRAQGKRINLSNFLEMLVLAGLSGRFGIRDSARFIKTNAAFFIDRYNLQHGVPSQTTVFTSLEFIDFKAFNQAIKQWVLQYLPEDEADLWLAIDGKALKSTVTDYNNEKHNFITIVSAFANKIGITIHSTSYESKKDNEPQAAMDLIQDLELKGVTFTLDAVHCQKNDHNHPGRRK from the coding sequence ATGAAACCATTAGTTGATTTTCTTGCACAAGTACCTGATTGGCGAAGAGCTCAGGGTAAAAGGATTAATCTCAGTAACTTTTTAGAAATGCTCGTTCTCGCTGGTTTAAGTGGGAGGTTTGGTATTAGGGATAGTGCACGGTTTATAAAGACCAATGCAGCATTTTTCATTGACAGATATAATCTTCAACATGGCGTACCTAGTCAAACCACGGTGTTTACTAGTTTAGAATTTATTGATTTTAAGGCATTTAATCAAGCTATTAAACAGTGGGTTTTACAATATCTGCCGGAAGATGAAGCTGATCTTTGGCTAGCAATTGATGGTAAAGCATTGAAATCCACTGTAACGGATTACAATAATGAAAAACATAATTTTATTACTATAGTCAGTGCATTTGCAAACAAGATAGGCATAACCATCCATAGCACATCGTATGAGAGCAAGAAAGATAATGAACCACAAGCAGCTATGGATTTGATACAAGACTTAGAATTAAAGGGCGTAACATTTACTTTAGATGCTGTACATTGCCAAAAAAACGATCACAACCATCCTGGAAGGAGGAAATGA
- a CDS encoding response regulator yields MQVIIIDDEWYGLDLMDKVLSGIGTSVVVAGKFQNPSDAIPFILSIEPDIIIMDVEMPYINGINLIKMFAHTKSYFILASAHDTHELEIKYHFARTEYLTKPYSVKEVETIIQRIQNKILTSDINQSL; encoded by the coding sequence ATGCAGGTAATTATTATTGATGATGAATGGTACGGGCTGGACTTGATGGACAAAGTTTTGTCCGGGATAGGGACTTCTGTAGTAGTCGCAGGGAAATTTCAGAATCCATCTGACGCAATTCCTTTCATTTTGTCTATAGAACCAGATATTATCATTATGGATGTAGAAATGCCCTATATCAATGGAATCAACCTGATTAAGATGTTTGCACACACAAAATCCTATTTTATTTTGGCATCAGCACACGATACACATGAGCTTGAAATAAAATATCACTTTGCCAGGACAGAATATCTCACCAAACCATATAGTGTCAAAGAAGTGGAAACAATCATTCAAAGAATCCAAAACAAAATTTTAACATCAGATATAAATCAATCTTTATGA
- a CDS encoding response regulator transcription factor, translated as MKAVIVDDELYCAEALSFSIQKYCKQITELIYFTDPEIALEHINNNPVDILFLDIEMPYFSGFEILKLARDFTGSVIFTTAYNMYAIEAFKVDALDYLLKPIDKVELMKAVEKAFRNVSKTDHSNLLKILKTGFENQKPLHKKVSIHTSDGIHLISTHQIIRCESDGSYSHIHIENTKSLLVSKNLKDLEELFCSESFFRVHKSHLINIDHIKMVSKTDGGEVIMNDETRVPISRTIKQDFFNLLK; from the coding sequence ATGAAAGCAGTAATTGTGGATGATGAATTGTATTGTGCGGAAGCACTCAGCTTTTCCATACAAAAATATTGCAAACAGATTACAGAACTAATTTATTTTACAGATCCGGAAATAGCTTTGGAACACATCAATAACAATCCGGTGGACATCCTTTTTCTGGATATTGAGATGCCATATTTTTCAGGTTTTGAAATACTAAAATTAGCAAGAGACTTTACCGGTTCAGTGATATTCACTACAGCTTACAATATGTATGCAATTGAAGCTTTTAAAGTAGATGCTTTAGATTATCTGCTGAAACCTATTGATAAAGTAGAATTAATGAAAGCGGTTGAAAAAGCATTTCGTAATGTTTCAAAAACAGACCATTCAAATTTACTTAAAATATTAAAAACCGGCTTTGAAAACCAAAAGCCATTACATAAAAAAGTCTCGATTCACACTTCAGATGGGATTCACCTTATCTCAACACACCAAATTATCAGATGTGAGTCTGATGGCAGCTATAGCCATATTCACATCGAAAATACTAAATCACTATTGGTTTCGAAAAATCTCAAAGATCTTGAAGAACTCTTCTGTTCAGAATCTTTTTTCAGGGTTCACAAATCACACCTGATCAATATCGATCATATTAAAATGGTCTCTAAAACTGATGGCGGAGAAGTAATCATGAATGATGAAACAAGAGTCCCAATCTCCCGAACAATAAAACAGGATTTTTTCAATCTATTGAAATAA
- a CDS encoding histidine kinase, whose product MKTCIKKISQVFLLVIWYWIVSGQSYYIESIGKESGLTYSTVNHIYQDTKGFIWFNTSTGLIHYSGSYSKKYLPGKEYRNEIKSEYYYYCTEDQESNLWFATRNGLMTISADRKIIKTFYHNSSDSTTIPNDRIFDLLKFNDSILFLACDRSPLVTFNTKSNIAKCPNPEMNFELKNKDDLWVRQLFRYNDSILLIRASGGFFRYNVNKNSLTAFKDSLTGFNQILRKTIILHDDSGIFWLTDQDGVLYKWSPDKEMKKFDDPELNLSLKKGEIRFFDFDHQNLWISASNQNYIFNKDSGKYHKINLRNDHNEELSNERVTALFRTKEGIVFISFKNGTTGQINPLHQCFQYTAISDIKKGPPLYIPYVIEDTLYKKRYISTFLDSFIFIQHLQDGTITKIPKRTLNNNSSNKILLDSQGKLWITQDEGIFEIDRAKGTTTFYQPEEKANLLFDIEEISPGKLIVGSFKRGLFWFEPEKKIFKKIPETKGWISTQVFNLKYDPSHDVLWIGTVRNGLFKYDIGRDSFIQYLPDTNNPKSIGGDWARTITIDSAGFVWIATDPVGLCRFDYNAEPGKEFTNYSIKDGIPSNYVGGLGVTKDGTLWLSSFGGLASVSPKENKIRTYEIDGGFYNHSFYYANLNVSQKNSIHIGTEKGYISFHPECLQKDTIMPEVFLMEFEIQDRKFNKKVDVSGNKEIRLSYNENYFRIEFAVVNYTNPKNNIVYYKLDNSTSDWQIIKESNHIYFSKLSPGQYTFRLKAQNGDGVWSRNEINIPIIIKPPFWQTWWFLSIILSVIGFMVFWGYRYQLKVSIKENHLKSEQQMIKSEMEKEITKLEMIALRSQMNPHFIFNCLNSINRFIIVNDNETASEYLTKFSRLIRQVLDNSRSEKITLARELDTLNLYIEMEKLRFVDKFEYFFTISTSVQSELIFIQPMLIQPYIENAIWHGLMHKKEKGILTVNVFQKENKLCIIIEDNGIGREKAMELKSRHVFQDKSHGMKVTAERLAIQNRKPGDQSEIIVTDLKDEFGNPTGTSVEISLSIS is encoded by the coding sequence TTGAAAACTTGTATTAAAAAAATTTCGCAAGTATTCCTTTTGGTAATCTGGTACTGGATTGTATCAGGACAATCTTACTACATAGAAAGTATCGGAAAAGAATCAGGTTTGACATATTCAACTGTGAATCATATCTATCAGGATACTAAAGGCTTTATTTGGTTCAATACCAGTACAGGGTTAATACATTATTCAGGCTCTTACTCCAAAAAATATTTGCCGGGAAAGGAATACCGAAATGAAATTAAATCAGAATATTATTATTATTGTACAGAAGATCAGGAATCCAATTTATGGTTTGCAACCAGAAACGGATTGATGACAATTTCAGCAGACAGAAAAATCATAAAAACGTTTTATCACAATTCAAGTGATTCTACTACTATCCCAAATGACAGAATATTTGATTTGTTGAAATTTAATGATTCGATCCTTTTTTTAGCTTGTGACAGAAGCCCGTTAGTTACTTTTAATACTAAAAGCAATATAGCGAAATGCCCAAACCCAGAGATGAATTTTGAGCTAAAAAATAAAGATGATTTATGGGTCAGGCAATTATTCAGATACAATGACAGCATTCTTCTCATCAGAGCTTCCGGAGGATTTTTCAGGTACAATGTAAATAAAAACTCCTTAACCGCTTTTAAGGATTCTTTGACGGGATTTAACCAAATACTGCGAAAAACAATTATACTTCATGATGATTCAGGAATATTCTGGTTAACTGATCAGGACGGAGTATTATACAAATGGAGTCCGGACAAAGAGATGAAAAAATTTGATGACCCTGAATTAAACCTATCTTTAAAAAAAGGAGAAATAAGGTTTTTTGATTTTGATCATCAAAACTTATGGATATCTGCATCTAACCAGAACTATATTTTCAATAAAGATTCAGGAAAATACCATAAAATCAATTTAAGAAATGATCATAATGAAGAATTGAGTAATGAAAGAGTTACTGCTTTGTTCAGAACTAAAGAAGGAATAGTTTTCATATCTTTTAAAAATGGAACGACCGGGCAAATTAATCCACTTCATCAGTGTTTTCAATATACAGCTATAAGTGATATAAAAAAAGGACCACCTTTGTACATTCCATATGTAATAGAAGATACTTTATACAAAAAACGATATATTTCCACTTTTCTGGATTCATTTATTTTTATACAACACCTACAAGATGGTACGATAACAAAAATTCCGAAAAGGACCTTAAACAATAATTCTTCCAATAAAATATTGCTGGATTCTCAAGGCAAACTCTGGATAACACAGGATGAAGGTATCTTTGAGATAGACAGGGCAAAGGGTACCACAACATTTTATCAGCCTGAAGAAAAAGCAAACTTATTGTTTGATATAGAAGAAATCAGCCCCGGCAAATTGATTGTAGGGTCATTCAAAAGAGGCTTGTTTTGGTTTGAACCAGAAAAGAAAATTTTCAAAAAAATACCGGAAACAAAAGGATGGATTTCGACGCAGGTATTCAACCTGAAGTATGATCCCTCACATGATGTATTATGGATAGGCACTGTGCGAAATGGCTTATTTAAATATGATATAGGCAGGGATAGCTTTATTCAATATTTACCGGATACCAATAACCCAAAAAGTATAGGAGGGGACTGGGCCAGAACCATTACGATTGACTCTGCAGGATTTGTTTGGATTGCGACCGATCCGGTAGGCTTGTGCAGATTTGATTATAATGCTGAACCGGGAAAAGAGTTTACAAATTATTCTATAAAAGATGGAATACCTTCCAACTATGTTGGTGGATTGGGTGTGACAAAGGATGGTACATTATGGCTAAGCAGTTTTGGAGGTTTGGCATCCGTTTCTCCAAAAGAAAACAAAATAAGGACATATGAAATCGATGGCGGATTTTATAATCATTCATTTTATTATGCAAATTTAAATGTTAGTCAAAAAAACTCAATACATATAGGTACTGAAAAAGGGTACATAAGCTTTCATCCGGAATGTCTTCAAAAAGATACAATAATGCCTGAAGTTTTTTTAATGGAATTTGAGATTCAGGATAGAAAATTCAACAAAAAAGTGGATGTCTCCGGTAATAAAGAAATTAGGCTCAGTTACAATGAAAATTATTTTCGGATCGAATTTGCAGTTGTAAATTATACCAATCCAAAAAATAACATTGTGTATTACAAATTGGATAATAGTACATCGGACTGGCAAATCATTAAAGAGAGCAATCATATCTATTTTTCTAAATTATCACCCGGACAATATACATTCAGACTGAAAGCCCAGAATGGTGATGGTGTCTGGAGCAGGAATGAAATTAATATACCGATCATTATAAAACCACCTTTTTGGCAAACATGGTGGTTTCTTTCCATTATTTTAAGTGTCATCGGCTTCATGGTATTCTGGGGATATCGTTATCAGCTTAAAGTTTCAATCAAAGAAAATCATTTGAAATCAGAGCAACAAATGATTAAATCTGAAATGGAGAAAGAGATTACAAAACTTGAAATGATCGCCTTAAGATCTCAGATGAATCCGCATTTCATTTTTAATTGCCTCAATTCAATCAACAGATTCATAATAGTCAATGACAACGAAACTGCTTCAGAATACCTGACCAAATTTTCAAGATTGATCAGACAAGTATTAGACAATTCAAGAAGTGAGAAAATAACTTTGGCAAGAGAATTAGACACATTAAATCTATATATAGAAATGGAGAAACTCAGATTTGTGGATAAATTTGAATACTTTTTCACTATCAGTACTTCGGTACAATCAGAATTGATTTTTATACAACCGATGCTGATACAGCCATATATCGAAAATGCAATTTGGCATGGATTGATGCACAAAAAAGAAAAAGGAATATTAACTGTTAATGTCTTTCAAAAGGAAAACAAATTATGCATAATCATCGAAGATAATGGAATCGGCAGAGAAAAAGCGATGGAACTTAAATCAAGGCACGTATTTCAGGATAAATCACACGGAATGAAAGTTACAGCCGAAAGGCTTGCTATCCAGAATCGAAAACCCGGAGATCAGTCAGAAATCATCGTCACCGATCTGAAAGATGAGTTTGGAAATCCTACAGGCACGAGTGTTGAAATTAGTTTATCCATTAGTTAA
- the katG gene encoding catalase/peroxidase HPI encodes MEDNTKSGTSSYDVNSESKCPFTSGKLNQSAGSGPRNRDWWPNQLKLNILRQHSSLSNPMGEDFNYAEEFKSLDLAAVKRDIFDLMTNSQDWWPADYGHYGPFFIRMAWHSAGTYRIQDGRGGAGSGTQRFAPLNSWPDNANLDKARLLLWPIKQKYGKKISWADLMILAGNCALESMGFETFGFGGGREDVWEPEEDVYWGSEKEWLGDKRYTGDRELENPLAAVQMGLIYVNPEGPNGNPDPLAAARDIRETFARMAMNDEETVALIAGGHTFGKTHGAADPSVYVGVEPAAAGIEEQGLGWKNTFGSGNAGDTITSGLEGAWTSTPTKWSNNFFWNLFGYEWELTKSPAGANQWIPKHGMGAGSVPDAHDPSKRHTPVMLTTDLALRFDPAYEKISRRFYENPDEFAHAFAKAWYKLTHRDMGPISRYLGPEVPEEVLIWQDPIPEITYQLIDENDIIELKAKILDTGLTVSQLVSAAWASASTFRGSDKRGGANGGRIRLAPQKFWEVNNPTQLTKVLDTLDAVRNEFNNSRADGTKVSLADLIVLGGCAAIEKASDNAGYHIVVPFKAGRTDSTQEQTDVESFAALEPAADGFRNYFKPAHNVMAEEMLVDKAQLLTLTAPEMTVLVGGMRVLNTNFDHSKHGVLTTRPETLTNDFFVHLLDFNTTWKAMSGSNNTFEGKDRKTGDVKWTATRADLIFGSNSELRAIAEVYGCSDGQEKFINDFVAAWNKVMNLDRFDLV; translated from the coding sequence ATGGAAGACAACACGAAATCGGGCACATCATCTTACGATGTAAATAGTGAAAGCAAGTGCCCCTTTACGAGTGGAAAATTGAATCAAAGTGCAGGCTCTGGACCCAGAAACCGGGACTGGTGGCCTAATCAGTTAAAGCTGAATATTCTCAGACAACACTCATCCCTTTCCAATCCGATGGGGGAAGATTTTAATTATGCAGAAGAGTTTAAATCATTAGATCTGGCTGCTGTTAAAAGGGACATTTTTGACCTGATGACAAACTCTCAGGATTGGTGGCCGGCAGATTACGGGCATTACGGTCCGTTTTTTATCAGAATGGCATGGCACAGTGCAGGCACTTATCGTATTCAGGATGGTCGAGGAGGTGCAGGATCTGGCACACAACGATTTGCACCACTCAACAGCTGGCCTGACAATGCAAATCTGGATAAAGCCCGCTTACTATTATGGCCGATTAAGCAAAAGTACGGTAAAAAAATATCTTGGGCGGATTTGATGATTCTGGCAGGAAACTGTGCTCTGGAATCTATGGGTTTTGAAACTTTCGGTTTCGGTGGCGGACGTGAAGATGTCTGGGAACCGGAAGAAGATGTATATTGGGGCTCTGAAAAAGAGTGGCTGGGAGATAAGAGATACACCGGTGACCGCGAGCTGGAAAATCCATTGGCAGCTGTGCAGATGGGGTTGATATACGTTAATCCTGAAGGTCCAAATGGAAATCCTGATCCGTTGGCAGCTGCAAGAGATATCAGGGAGACTTTTGCCCGAATGGCAATGAATGATGAAGAAACCGTAGCATTGATAGCGGGTGGACATACCTTTGGTAAAACGCACGGTGCAGCTGACCCAAGTGTTTATGTGGGTGTTGAGCCGGCAGCAGCAGGCATTGAAGAACAAGGTCTGGGTTGGAAAAATACTTTTGGAAGCGGTAATGCAGGTGACACTATCACAAGTGGTCTGGAAGGCGCATGGACATCTACTCCCACAAAATGGAGCAATAACTTTTTCTGGAATCTTTTCGGCTACGAATGGGAACTGACCAAAAGTCCGGCCGGAGCAAATCAATGGATACCAAAACACGGCATGGGTGCTGGTTCAGTGCCTGATGCACATGATCCTTCAAAACGTCATACTCCTGTCATGCTAACCACCGATCTGGCTTTGCGTTTTGACCCGGCTTATGAGAAAATATCAAGAAGATTCTACGAAAATCCTGATGAGTTTGCACATGCATTTGCAAAGGCATGGTATAAGTTGACGCACCGGGATATGGGCCCGATATCACGGTACCTGGGCCCTGAAGTTCCTGAAGAAGTTTTGATCTGGCAGGACCCGATACCTGAAATAACGTACCAATTAATAGATGAAAATGATATTATCGAATTGAAAGCCAAAATACTTGATACAGGTTTGACTGTTTCTCAGTTGGTATCGGCAGCATGGGCTTCGGCTTCTACATTTCGTGGATCAGACAAACGTGGTGGTGCAAATGGCGGACGAATCCGTCTTGCTCCGCAAAAATTTTGGGAAGTAAATAATCCTACCCAATTGACAAAAGTTTTAGATACGCTCGATGCTGTTCGAAATGAATTTAATAATTCCAGAGCGGATGGAACAAAAGTTTCGCTGGCTGATTTAATCGTTTTGGGAGGATGTGCAGCAATCGAAAAAGCTTCTGATAATGCAGGTTACCATATCGTAGTACCTTTCAAAGCAGGCAGGACTGATTCAACTCAGGAACAAACTGATGTAGAATCTTTTGCAGCGTTAGAGCCTGCGGCTGATGGATTCCGCAACTATTTCAAACCTGCACATAATGTAATGGCTGAAGAGATGCTGGTGGACAAAGCGCAACTCCTGACACTTACAGCACCTGAAATGACCGTTCTGGTAGGTGGAATGCGAGTACTGAATACAAATTTTGATCACTCGAAACATGGGGTATTAACAACCCGGCCTGAAACTTTAACCAATGACTTTTTTGTCCATCTGTTGGATTTCAATACCACCTGGAAAGCAATGTCCGGATCAAATAATACTTTCGAAGGGAAGGATCGTAAAACGGGTGATGTTAAATGGACCGCAACACGGGCAGATCTTATTTTTGGATCGAATTCTGAACTTAGAGCTATCGCTGAAGTGTACGGTTGCTCAGATGGTCAGGAGAAATTTATAAATGACTTTGTAGCTGCATGGAATAAAGTGATGAATCTGGATCGGTTTGATTTAGTTTAA
- a CDS encoding ISAs1 family transposase — translation MLYIAKKTITTILEGGNDYLIQVKGNRKLLHEAVKKTEIQNEPISETCKIEKNRGRDEKRIVKVYEVDVNELEFCKWENINKIIILTSSGTRKGKNYEQKHYYITSRTEQSARYYTNKIREHWGIENRSHWVKDVIMNEDDSKIKNGKIKDIIKCTLSSSKHIQIK, via the coding sequence ATGCTGTACATTGCCAAAAAAACGATCACAACCATCCTGGAAGGAGGAAATGATTATCTAATTCAAGTGAAAGGGAATAGAAAGTTATTACATGAAGCAGTAAAGAAAACTGAAATTCAAAATGAACCCATCAGCGAAACTTGTAAAATAGAAAAAAACCGGGGAAGAGATGAAAAACGAATCGTAAAAGTATATGAAGTAGATGTTAATGAACTGGAATTTTGTAAATGGGAAAATATAAACAAAATAATAATTTTAACATCAAGTGGCACGAGAAAAGGAAAGAACTATGAACAAAAACACTACTACATTACAAGTAGAACAGAGCAGTCTGCGAGATATTATACGAATAAAATTAGAGAACATTGGGGAATTGAGAACAGGAGCCATTGGGTAAAAGATGTAATAATGAATGAAGATGATAGCAAAATTAAAAATGGAAAGATCAAAGATATTATCAAGTGTACGCTGTCTAGTAGTAAACATATTCAGATTAAATAA
- a CDS encoding SprB repeat-containing protein, translated as MKIFFTLTNLLITVYLSANTISNLFFERQFQILEGHIVVVTPLLCHGDQNAVLRAESDGNPSTTSYMWSNGATSKQIGNLGSGVYTVTITDAAGGSAVVSQSLVEPDLIISGTSVTNILCPGFGSGSISTNISGGKPPYQIIWSNGATTTSINNLPTGFYSLTITDNNNCSITQQFNINQPDDYNIDAMIFDNLCFNRTEGSINLSVSGGTEPYTIMWNDGTNEFERTELSAGIYSYTITDLNNCNISSAFTIAQPDQITLTAIVNAITDIPGGVQLDITGGVNPYEIIWTGPEGFSSENENIQVSVAGEYSIQVTDANGCTLMQSFFVDNMVNVRDSDVLKGISAFPNPTNGFLNVLIPSDLNIEQITCIAADGRIIPISNNLMKTDLNLRLDVHHLNTGLYNLNVRAVERNLFIPFIKTNN; from the coding sequence ATGAAAATCTTTTTTACGCTTACAAATTTATTAATCACTGTTTACCTTTCAGCAAATACAATTTCAAACCTTTTTTTTGAAAGACAGTTTCAGATTTTAGAAGGCCATATTGTTGTCGTTACACCATTGCTGTGTCATGGTGACCAAAATGCGGTATTAAGAGCTGAATCAGATGGCAACCCTTCAACAACTTCCTATATGTGGTCAAATGGGGCAACCTCTAAACAGATCGGAAACTTAGGTTCTGGTGTCTATACTGTCACTATTACAGATGCTGCCGGTGGAAGTGCCGTGGTAAGTCAATCGCTTGTCGAACCCGATTTGATTATCTCAGGTACATCTGTCACAAACATTTTATGTCCGGGTTTTGGAAGTGGCAGTATTTCAACAAATATCTCCGGAGGAAAACCACCTTATCAAATTATATGGTCAAATGGCGCAACCACCACCTCTATCAATAATTTACCAACAGGATTTTATTCCCTGACCATCACAGACAACAATAACTGCTCAATCACCCAACAATTTAATATCAATCAACCCGATGATTATAATATCGATGCAATGATCTTTGATAACTTATGCTTTAATAGAACGGAAGGGTCAATAAACCTGAGTGTTTCGGGAGGAACAGAACCATACACTATTATGTGGAATGACGGAACGAACGAGTTCGAACGTACAGAATTGTCAGCCGGTATTTATTCTTACACTATCACAGATCTAAATAATTGTAACATTTCAAGCGCATTTACAATCGCTCAACCTGATCAGATTACACTCACAGCGATAGTTAATGCAATAACAGATATACCTGGAGGAGTACAATTGGACATAACAGGGGGAGTGAATCCGTACGAAATCATCTGGACGGGACCTGAAGGTTTTAGTTCAGAGAATGAGAACATACAGGTTTCAGTTGCCGGCGAATATTCAATCCAAGTCACGGATGCAAACGGATGCACTTTGATGCAGTCCTTTTTTGTAGATAACATGGTGAATGTCCGCGATTCTGATGTGTTGAAAGGAATTTCCGCTTTCCCGAATCCAACGAATGGTTTTCTGAATGTATTGATTCCATCAGATTTAAACATAGAACAAATTACTTGTATTGCTGCGGATGGACGAATAATCCCAATTTCGAACAATTTAATGAAGACGGATTTAAATCTCAGGCTCGATGTCCATCATCTGAATACAGGATTATACAACTTAAATGTACGGGCAGTTGAGAGAAATTTATTTATTCCTTTTATCAAAACTAATAACTGA
- a CDS encoding fibronectin type III domain-containing protein, with translation MYKIILIYVALHLTLTIESQTIVDSLYPPKSENAAIIGKSIDKGILLRWGPTKFSIWQYASYKGWKLERAELDDLNFETEKNSISYKEIGRFKAMTKDEWEKNLDINQVEVAIAAQSLFGDKSNEKPAEKDFGNLLLTSELQGNRHAMAMFAADLSADASIGLGLRYHDKDVTSDRYYIYRLTIEKNKEGFGGDTVYFHRYYDGTDDFKPEVQDVRCISEHGKVRIEWEKNFNSKYYTAFHIERSEDKQSFTRLSDLPVTSSFDNNLANAHIFTDTTAVLDKVYYYKVIGITPFADRSISESFVEGVAKDLQGPIPPVDIVIEQLNEHFRLSWNMPDSLMMPDLKGWIVKKSDKASGPFTEVHDKVLPVSQKTYTDTNPIPVFTNYYCVYAIDYSGNETPGMVYGAVWFDDTPPVAPVHLRSKVDTTGFVFLTWNPNTEIDLMGYRVFARQDENKEWYQLTDRPIYENAFIDSLAVNTLSKSIEYTVIATDLHYNVSEYAKALVVVLPDLVRPSAPRWNKWYLEKNHIFLEWYPSSADDIKVHRLLRQNPNQSWSLMKDLNPGTNFYKEILEGGKTGSYALLAIDEAGNASDTVFLKNIHNTHAEKLAGVHKVKVKFDEKEQTILLSWEYPAKTKVTFQLYRKSLETEDTELVGSFDSDTRKFTDKGPTDFKKGFSYHFKVIGQDKQESEWSEAYKVVYAQ, from the coding sequence ATGTATAAAATAATTTTAATTTATGTCGCATTGCACCTTACGCTTACAATAGAGTCACAAACCATTGTTGATAGTCTGTACCCTCCTAAATCTGAGAATGCTGCGATCATAGGTAAGTCTATTGATAAAGGAATATTATTGAGGTGGGGACCAACGAAATTTTCAATCTGGCAATATGCATCTTACAAAGGATGGAAATTAGAACGTGCTGAATTGGATGATCTGAATTTTGAAACGGAAAAAAATTCGATAAGTTATAAAGAAATCGGCAGATTTAAAGCAATGACTAAGGATGAATGGGAAAAAAATCTTGATATAAATCAGGTTGAAGTAGCTATTGCTGCACAGTCTCTTTTTGGAGATAAATCCAATGAAAAACCAGCCGAAAAAGATTTTGGAAATTTGTTGCTCACTTCAGAGTTGCAAGGCAACAGACATGCAATGGCTATGTTTGCAGCCGACCTTTCAGCAGATGCTTCTATCGGATTGGGATTGAGATATCATGATAAAGATGTGACATCAGATAGATATTACATCTACAGATTGACTATTGAAAAGAATAAAGAAGGATTCGGTGGAGATACTGTTTACTTTCATAGATATTATGACGGTACAGACGATTTTAAACCCGAAGTTCAGGATGTGAGATGTATATCTGAACATGGAAAGGTAAGAATAGAGTGGGAAAAAAATTTTAACAGCAAATATTACACTGCATTCCACATAGAAAGAAGTGAAGACAAGCAAAGTTTCACCAGACTATCAGATTTACCGGTAACTTCTTCATTTGACAACAATCTGGCTAACGCACACATTTTTACTGATACAACTGCTGTTTTGGACAAGGTATATTATTACAAAGTGATCGGTATCACTCCCTTTGCAGACAGAAGTATTTCGGAAAGTTTTGTAGAAGGTGTGGCTAAAGACTTACAAGGCCCTATTCCTCCGGTTGACATTGTCATCGAACAGTTAAATGAACACTTCAGACTGAGCTGGAATATGCCAGACTCATTGATGATGCCTGATCTGAAAGGTTGGATAGTCAAAAAAAGTGATAAAGCTTCAGGGCCTTTTACAGAAGTACATGACAAAGTACTGCCTGTCAGCCAAAAAACTTATACCGATACCAATCCGATTCCGGTTTTTACAAATTATTACTGTGTGTATGCAATAGATTATTCAGGGAATGAAACTCCCGGAATGGTTTATGGTGCAGTATGGTTTGATGATACGCCACCGGTAGCACCTGTGCATCTCAGGAGTAAGGTAGATACTACCGGTTTCGTATTTCTAACCTGGAATCCAAATACTGAAATAGATTTGATGGGTTACAGAGTGTTTGCGAGGCAGGATGAAAATAAAGAGTGGTATCAATTAACGGACAGACCGATATATGAAAATGCTTTCATTGATTCTTTAGCAGTCAATACACTTTCCAAGTCAATTGAATATACTGTCATAGCGACAGATTTGCATTATAATGTCTCAGAATATGCCAAAGCGTTGGTAGTGGTACTACCGGATTTGGTAAGACCAAGTGCCCCTCGTTGGAATAAATGGTATTTAGAAAAAAATCACATATTTCTCGAATGGTATCCAAGTTCAGCAGACGACATCAAAGTTCATCGGCTACTCCGTCAAAACCCGAATCAATCCTGGTCTCTGATGAAAGATCTGAATCCCGGCACGAATTTCTATAAAGAGATTTTGGAAGGCGGAAAAACCGGGTCTTACGCACTTCTTGCGATAGACGAAGCCGGAAATGCTTCAGATACTGTTTTTCTGAAAAATATACATAACACACATGCTGAAAAACTCGCAGGGGTGCATAAGGTAAAAGTAAAGTTTGACGAAAAAGAACAAACGATTTTACTATCCTGGGAATATCCTGCAAAAACTAAAGTCACTTTCCAGCTTTACCGAAAATCACTTGAGACGGAAGATACCGAATTGGTTGGTTCATTTGATAGCGATACCCGCAAATTCACTGATAAAGGACCTACAGACTTTAAAAAAGGATTTAGTTACCATTTTAAAGTAATCGGTCAGGACAAGCAAGAATCAGAATGGAGTGAAGCTTATAAAGTAGTGTACGCACAATAA